The following are from one region of the Cytobacillus firmus genome:
- a CDS encoding MFS transporter yields MLPLLKNPMLAASYLGAFSLMFAQGTLAYLLPLQVEALQIDAMYSGILLSTFGITAILIFLLPINKIFDKYKHHNSMLSGMVIIGIALILLSSASSLGFMFLCMVLYGTGFALLFPSINALIANHTTEKTRGKAFGLFYAFFSLGVVAGSTILGFLRVTFNIGFLIAAAILLLTVCGMSIYFKKRIPKLLKNGSD; encoded by the coding sequence ATGCTTCCTTTGCTTAAGAATCCTATGCTCGCAGCAAGTTATTTAGGAGCCTTTTCTCTTATGTTTGCTCAAGGGACACTTGCCTATCTTCTTCCTCTTCAGGTAGAAGCGCTGCAAATTGATGCGATGTACAGCGGAATATTATTAAGCACATTCGGAATAACTGCAATTCTTATTTTTCTGCTGCCCATTAATAAAATATTTGATAAATATAAGCATCACAATAGCATGCTTTCTGGAATGGTGATCATAGGAATTGCATTAATCCTGCTAAGTTCAGCATCCTCTCTTGGGTTCATGTTTCTATGCATGGTTCTTTACGGCACCGGATTTGCTCTTCTATTCCCGTCCATTAATGCCCTTATAGCCAATCATACAACTGAAAAAACAAGAGGAAAGGCGTTCGGCCTCTTCTATGCCTTTTTTTCTTTAGGTGTGGTAGCCGGTTCCACCATATTAGGTTTCTTGAGAGTAACATTTAACATAGGTTTTTTAATCGCCGCAGCCATTTTGCTGTTAACAGTATGCGGCATGTCGATATACTTTAAAAAGAGAATCCCCAAATTATTAAAAAACGGGAGTGACTGA
- a CDS encoding ATP-dependent DNA helicase: protein MSNRMPFAVSKSESFYEKLSEWIGDVFYDILPEAGFEIRDEQIFMAFQLEKAFKDKSVIFAEAGVGTGKTIVYLLYAISYARYINKPAIIACADETLIEQLVKKEGDIAKLEKALGLNIDVRLAKSRDQYLCLNKLDKLVANDVHDHYNHIFDDLPDFVQTGSSMQKFERYGDRKDYPELPDEHWTNVSWDSIQDCFTCEKRHRCGQTLHREYYRSAKDLIICSHDFYMEHIWTKESRKREGQLPLLPESSCVVFDEGHLLEYASQKALTYRFSEQILESILTRLMANDVREKTLNIIEDAIYQNEHFFLTLSMSASGDTGSDKKAIEKTADVMREGRKLQDLINTLEEELVFESEMYVINEYDLKIVEEYLEQISYSLSLFLKELKGITWFEENNGERTLVIMPRMVEDIMREEVFSQKKPYVFSSATLSENKSFDYMATSLGVDDYLSFTVDSPFDYEENMVIRMPEFSEGSGTSKMDYILEQVKATEGRALVLFNNSSELAEFKAFVSGKISEPVFFEGDAEISSLVSNFQNDEHSVLCSVHLWEGLDIPGRSLENVLIYGLPFPPHDPVFTAKREGSADPFKEVDLPYMILRLRQGIGRLIRTHEDKGTVHILMNKNENPEVREMIKKVLPAEPVTS from the coding sequence ATGTCGAACCGGATGCCTTTTGCCGTATCCAAGAGCGAATCTTTTTATGAAAAGCTAAGTGAGTGGATCGGAGATGTTTTTTACGATATATTGCCTGAAGCAGGATTTGAAATTCGGGATGAGCAAATATTTATGGCCTTTCAGCTGGAAAAAGCTTTTAAAGACAAAAGTGTTATATTTGCTGAGGCAGGTGTAGGGACTGGGAAAACGATTGTTTACCTTTTATATGCAATCAGTTATGCAAGGTACATAAATAAACCTGCTATTATCGCCTGTGCGGATGAAACTTTAATCGAGCAGCTTGTGAAAAAAGAAGGTGATATTGCCAAGTTGGAAAAAGCTTTAGGCTTAAATATTGATGTCAGACTGGCAAAGTCACGCGATCAGTATCTATGCCTAAACAAGCTGGACAAGCTCGTAGCAAATGATGTTCATGATCACTATAATCACATTTTTGATGATCTTCCGGACTTTGTTCAAACAGGCTCATCCATGCAAAAGTTTGAAAGATATGGTGACCGGAAAGATTACCCTGAATTGCCGGATGAGCATTGGACCAATGTCTCTTGGGATTCAATCCAGGACTGTTTCACTTGTGAGAAGCGTCACCGCTGCGGTCAAACTCTTCATAGGGAATATTACCGCAGCGCAAAAGACTTGATCATTTGCTCACATGATTTTTACATGGAACATATTTGGACCAAGGAATCGAGAAAACGGGAAGGACAGCTGCCTTTGCTTCCTGAGAGCTCTTGTGTGGTTTTTGATGAAGGACATCTGCTGGAATATGCATCCCAAAAGGCTCTGACATATCGTTTTTCCGAGCAGATTCTGGAGTCCATCTTAACAAGGCTTATGGCGAATGATGTACGTGAAAAAACGTTAAATATTATTGAAGATGCTATTTACCAGAATGAGCATTTCTTTTTAACACTGTCCATGTCTGCTTCGGGTGATACTGGTTCTGACAAGAAAGCGATTGAAAAAACTGCAGATGTTATGAGAGAAGGACGTAAACTGCAGGACTTGATCAATACACTTGAGGAAGAATTAGTTTTTGAAAGCGAAATGTATGTCATTAATGAATATGATTTAAAAATTGTTGAAGAATATCTTGAGCAAATCTCATACTCGCTTTCATTGTTCCTCAAGGAATTAAAAGGAATCACCTGGTTTGAAGAGAATAATGGGGAAAGAACTCTGGTTATTATGCCTAGAATGGTCGAAGATATTATGCGGGAAGAAGTATTTTCCCAGAAGAAACCGTATGTTTTTTCCTCGGCAACACTGTCTGAGAATAAGTCCTTTGATTATATGGCAACAAGCCTGGGAGTAGACGATTATCTATCCTTTACCGTAGATTCCCCGTTTGACTATGAAGAAAATATGGTCATTCGCATGCCGGAATTTTCAGAGGGATCAGGAACTTCGAAAATGGACTACATTCTCGAACAAGTTAAAGCAACAGAAGGGCGGGCTTTAGTATTATTCAACAATTCTTCTGAGCTGGCAGAATTCAAAGCATTTGTTTCTGGGAAAATAAGTGAGCCGGTCTTTTTTGAAGGGGATGCAGAGATAAGCAGCCTCGTATCAAATTTCCAAAATGATGAGCATTCAGTACTCTGCTCTGTTCATTTATGGGAAGGTCTTGATATACCGGGCAGATCCCTGGAGAATGTGCTTATTTATGGCCTCCCATTCCCTCCGCACGATCCGGTCTTTACGGCCAAAAGGGAAGGTTCGGCTGATCCTTTCAAAGAGGTTGATCTTCCATATATGATCCTGCGGTTAAGGCAGGGGATTGGAAGATTAATTAGAACACATGAAGACAAAGGGACCGTTCATATTCTGATGAATAAAAATGAAAATCCTGAAGTCCGCGAAATGATAAAAAAGGTTCTGCCTGCAGAGCCCGTAACAAGCTGA
- a CDS encoding DUF1273 domain-containing protein, with protein MTKVAVISGYKPFEVGIFKNDDPAAGYIKTAIRKSLLSLLDGGLEWVIISGQLGAELWAAEVVYDLQLEGYEDLKLAVITPFLDQEASWKDANKEWYESILAQADFVDSVTKKPYESPQQFRLKNHFLISKSDVLLLFYDMEKEGSPKYLYETAKKYQEENEYDIRLITFYDLQLIIEEEQFSQRDTFE; from the coding sequence TTGACAAAAGTAGCAGTTATTTCAGGGTATAAGCCTTTTGAGGTAGGGATATTTAAAAATGATGACCCTGCTGCCGGCTATATCAAAACCGCAATCAGAAAAAGCCTGCTTTCATTGCTGGATGGCGGTCTCGAATGGGTAATCATCAGCGGGCAGCTTGGTGCAGAACTTTGGGCAGCTGAAGTTGTATATGATCTTCAGCTTGAAGGTTACGAAGACCTGAAGCTTGCAGTCATTACTCCCTTTTTAGATCAGGAAGCTTCCTGGAAGGATGCCAACAAGGAATGGTATGAATCCATATTGGCTCAGGCAGATTTTGTGGATTCAGTAACAAAAAAACCATATGAAAGCCCGCAGCAGTTCAGATTAAAAAATCATTTTTTGATCAGTAAAAGTGATGTTCTGCTGCTGTTTTATGATATGGAAAAAGAGGGAAGCCCAAAGTATCTGTATGAAACCGCAAAAAAATATCAGGAAGAAAATGAATATGATATTAGACTAATCACCTTTTATGATTTACAATTGATTATAGAAGAAGAACAATTCTCTCAGAGAGACACATTTGAATAA
- a CDS encoding THUMP domain-containing class I SAM-dependent RNA methyltransferase, giving the protein MSKYDLIATTAMGLEALAAKEVRDLGYECEVENGRITFKGDEAAIVRSNLWLRTADRVRIKVGEFKATSFDELFEKTKALPWERYMPENAEFPVSGKSVKSKLFSVSDCQAIVKKAIVERMRTKYNKTGWLEENGPLFKLEVALHKDVALLTIDASGSGLHKRGYRAGQGEAPLKETLAAALVMLTNWNADKPFADPFCGSGTIPIEAALIGQNIAPGFNREFISEGWSWIPEKVWEDGRNEAEDLANYDQPLDITGADIDHRMVKIAEENAFEAGLGDLINFKQMQVRDFTTPKEYGVIVGNPPYGERLGEKAAVQRMYAEMGNAFAPLDTWSIYILTSDEEFENHYGRKATKKRKLFNGFIRTDYYQYWGKRPPRNN; this is encoded by the coding sequence ATGTCTAAATACGATTTAATCGCCACTACGGCCATGGGCCTTGAGGCACTTGCTGCCAAAGAAGTGCGCGATCTTGGATATGAATGTGAAGTTGAAAATGGCAGAATAACCTTTAAAGGCGATGAAGCTGCAATTGTCCGGTCTAATTTATGGCTGAGAACAGCAGATCGGGTTCGCATTAAAGTTGGAGAATTCAAAGCAACAAGCTTTGACGAGCTTTTTGAAAAAACAAAAGCGCTGCCCTGGGAAAGGTATATGCCGGAAAACGCCGAATTCCCAGTATCAGGTAAATCTGTAAAGTCCAAGCTTTTTTCTGTTTCCGATTGTCAGGCGATTGTCAAGAAAGCAATCGTGGAACGGATGAGAACAAAGTATAATAAGACAGGCTGGCTTGAAGAAAATGGCCCCCTATTTAAATTAGAAGTCGCTCTCCATAAGGATGTAGCCCTTCTGACCATCGATGCCAGCGGAAGTGGCCTCCATAAACGGGGATATCGTGCAGGGCAGGGTGAAGCACCTCTGAAGGAAACACTTGCAGCTGCATTGGTTATGCTGACAAATTGGAACGCTGATAAACCATTTGCTGATCCCTTCTGCGGATCCGGCACTATCCCGATAGAAGCAGCATTAATCGGCCAGAATATTGCACCTGGTTTTAATCGTGAATTCATTTCGGAAGGATGGTCCTGGATTCCTGAAAAAGTCTGGGAAGATGGAAGAAATGAAGCTGAAGACCTGGCAAACTATGATCAGCCACTCGATATAACAGGTGCAGACATTGATCACAGGATGGTTAAGATAGCAGAAGAAAATGCTTTCGAAGCTGGATTGGGTGATTTGATCAACTTTAAACAAATGCAAGTGCGTGATTTTACGACTCCTAAGGAATATGGTGTCATTGTCGGGAATCCTCCATATGGGGAGCGCCTTGGTGAAAAGGCTGCGGTACAGCGCATGTATGCTGAGATGGGAAATGCCTTTGCTCCTCTTGACACGTGGTCCATTTATATCCTGACTTCAGACGAGGAATTTGAAAATCACTATGGAAGAAAAGCAACTAAAAAAAGAAAGCTCTTCAATGGTTTTATCCGTACAGACTATTATCAGTACTGGGGCAAAAGACCGCCGAGAAATAATTAG
- a CDS encoding ribonuclease H-like domain-containing protein: MSIKNKLNRLKGHLGTDNDKQPSSVQKQQENKTDVPFKEVWANEGVYPYYFEDSYCLVREKEYSLDYRHGIYSFGQFTAAVDAWNSSSLRHPLSASGHGPENLFFFDTETTGLGGGTGNTIFLLGQASLQGSKIKLKQHILPQPGAEIALYKSFLESIDYSTMVTYNGKAFDWPQVKTRHTLLREHVPKLPPFGHFDLYHAARRMWKHKLERIKLAAVEKDVLGIERKDDIPGFLAPMIYFDFIERKDPEGMLGIIKHNEIDILSLISLYTHLSFQILQLDEKQTSREVYEVGRWLSTLGESSEAAIAFNKISEGESSEALDARFALAFEHKKHKNWDEAAKLWKDIAEKGLINMKVISCVELAKIYEHRLKDIDQALKYSEKAFNLLEADTGTEKLKIKQEDLHRRIVRLERKFNHA, translated from the coding sequence TTGTCCATTAAAAACAAGCTGAACAGGCTTAAGGGCCATCTTGGGACAGATAACGACAAACAGCCTTCATCCGTCCAAAAACAGCAGGAGAATAAGACCGATGTTCCTTTTAAAGAAGTATGGGCTAATGAAGGGGTTTATCCATATTATTTTGAAGACTCTTACTGTCTTGTAAGAGAAAAGGAATACAGCCTTGATTACAGGCATGGAATCTATTCTTTTGGGCAGTTTACTGCAGCGGTGGATGCCTGGAATTCTTCCAGCTTAAGGCATCCGCTGTCTGCTTCCGGTCACGGGCCTGAAAATCTTTTCTTTTTTGATACAGAGACAACTGGATTGGGCGGAGGGACTGGCAATACTATTTTCCTTCTTGGCCAAGCCAGCCTGCAGGGAAGCAAAATAAAGCTGAAACAGCATATTCTTCCTCAGCCGGGTGCTGAGATAGCTTTATATAAAAGTTTTCTGGAAAGCATTGATTATTCAACAATGGTCACATATAACGGGAAAGCTTTCGACTGGCCGCAGGTTAAAACGAGACATACCCTGTTAAGGGAGCATGTTCCAAAACTGCCGCCCTTTGGACATTTTGATTTATATCATGCTGCAAGGAGAATGTGGAAGCATAAGCTTGAAAGAATAAAGCTTGCTGCAGTGGAGAAGGATGTTCTGGGGATTGAAAGAAAAGACGATATTCCAGGGTTTCTGGCACCAATGATTTATTTTGATTTTATTGAAAGAAAAGATCCTGAAGGCATGCTGGGAATCATAAAGCATAATGAAATTGATATCCTATCCCTGATCAGCCTGTATACACATCTTTCTTTCCAGATACTGCAGCTCGATGAAAAACAGACTTCCCGTGAGGTTTATGAAGTAGGAAGGTGGCTGTCAACACTGGGTGAATCTTCAGAGGCGGCAATTGCCTTCAATAAAATATCTGAAGGAGAGTCTTCTGAAGCTTTGGATGCCAGGTTTGCATTAGCTTTTGAGCATAAAAAACATAAAAATTGGGATGAGGCAGCAAAACTATGGAAGGATATTGCTGAAAAAGGCTTGATCAATATGAAGGTAATATCCTGTGTTGAACTGGCCAAGATCTATGAGCATCGATTAAAGGATATTGACCAGGCATTAAAATACTCGGAAAAAGCGTTTAACCTGCTGGAGGCAGATACCGGAACAGAAAAGCTGAAAATAAAACAGGAAGATCTACACCGGCGGATTGTACGGCTTGAACGAAAATTTAATCATGCTTAA
- a CDS encoding DUF2249 domain-containing protein encodes MKLDNRGLEPPQPMMRTLAALEDLPEGETLSIINDRRPMFLYEQLDEMGCRHVTAEQEDGSFLIEITK; translated from the coding sequence ATGAAACTTGATAACCGGGGACTGGAACCGCCTCAGCCGATGATGAGAACTCTGGCAGCTCTTGAAGATCTGCCAGAGGGAGAAACCTTATCCATTATAAATGACAGGAGGCCCATGTTTCTTTATGAACAGCTGGACGAAATGGGCTGCAGGCATGTAACTGCCGAACAGGAAGACGGAAGCTTTTTAATAGAAATAACAAAATAA
- a CDS encoding carboxypeptidase M32, with protein MAESLKKTEQQFLDYVKKMTAYNEAIGLMYWDMRTGAPKQGMEQRSEVIGMISSEVFRMSTSEEMAAYIAKLSGRENLSEVTVKTLEECKKDYDRNKKIPAEEYTEYVILQSKAESIWEDAKESSDFEMFQPYLEKLVEMNKRFISYWGYEGNKYNTLLDMYEPGVTVETLDQVFGQLRKKIVPLVQQISESQNKPDTSFLFEHFAKDKQRDFSLKVLDQMGYNFKAGRLDETVHPFATGLNPGDVRVTTKYDEADFRTAVFGTIHEGGHALYEQNISSDLVGTPLCSGTSMGIHESQSLFYENFVGRHRSFWKKNYDLLKEYASGQFDDVSIDAFYRAINESKPSLIRIEADELTYPLHIIIRYEIEKGLFNDEIEVKDLPAIWNEKYEQYLGVKPDNNGEGVLQDVHWAGGSFGYFPSYALGYMYAAQLKNSMLKDLPNYDELLEEGNLMPIKEWFTKNVHQFGKMKKPLEILNEVTGEGLNAQHLIDYLYDKYGKVYQLN; from the coding sequence GTGGCAGAATCACTAAAAAAGACAGAACAGCAATTCCTTGATTATGTCAAAAAAATGACGGCCTATAATGAAGCGATCGGGCTGATGTATTGGGATATGAGGACAGGCGCACCCAAGCAGGGAATGGAACAGCGCTCCGAAGTGATTGGAATGATTTCTTCAGAAGTTTTCAGAATGTCCACTTCTGAGGAAATGGCAGCATACATAGCGAAACTCTCCGGCCGGGAAAATCTTTCTGAAGTAACTGTGAAAACACTGGAAGAATGCAAAAAGGATTATGACCGGAATAAGAAAATTCCTGCGGAGGAATATACCGAATATGTCATCCTGCAATCCAAGGCTGAAAGTATTTGGGAGGATGCAAAGGAAAGTTCAGATTTTGAAATGTTCCAGCCTTATTTGGAAAAGCTTGTTGAAATGAATAAAAGATTCATTTCTTATTGGGGATATGAAGGAAATAAATATAATACTCTGCTGGATATGTATGAACCTGGTGTCACCGTAGAAACGCTTGATCAGGTGTTCGGGCAGCTGAGGAAAAAAATTGTTCCGCTTGTTCAGCAAATCTCTGAATCACAGAATAAACCGGACACCAGCTTTTTATTTGAACACTTTGCCAAGGATAAACAGCGGGATTTCAGCCTTAAAGTTCTTGATCAAATGGGCTATAACTTTAAAGCAGGCCGTCTCGATGAAACTGTGCATCCATTTGCAACAGGTTTAAATCCTGGTGATGTCCGAGTGACCACCAAATATGATGAAGCTGATTTCCGGACAGCTGTATTTGGCACGATTCATGAAGGCGGGCATGCTCTATATGAGCAAAATATTTCTTCTGACCTGGTTGGAACTCCGCTGTGCTCTGGAACATCAATGGGAATTCATGAATCACAGTCATTATTTTATGAAAACTTTGTCGGAAGACATCGTTCTTTCTGGAAAAAGAATTATGACCTTCTTAAAGAATATGCAAGCGGTCAATTTGATGATGTGTCAATAGATGCTTTTTATCGTGCAATTAATGAATCAAAGCCTTCATTAATCCGTATTGAAGCAGACGAATTAACATATCCGCTTCATATCATTATCCGTTATGAAATTGAAAAAGGCTTGTTTAACGATGAAATTGAAGTTAAAGACCTTCCAGCAATCTGGAATGAAAAATATGAACAATACCTCGGAGTAAAGCCTGATAATAATGGAGAAGGCGTTCTGCAGGATGTTCACTGGGCAGGGGGAAGCTTTGGTTATTTCCCTTCATACGCTTTGGGTTACATGTATGCAGCACAGCTGAAAAACAGCATGTTAAAGGACTTGCCAAACTATGATGAATTACTTGAAGAAGGCAATTTAATGCCAATCAAAGAGTGGTTTACTAAGAATGTGCACCAATTCGGCAAAATGAAAAAGCCGCTTGAAATCTTAAACGAAGTCACCGGGGAAGGCCTGAATGCCCAGCATTTAATTGATTATCTGTATGATAAGTACGGTAAGGTGTATCAGCTGAATTAA
- the gpsB gene encoding cell division regulator GpsB translates to MLSDKIKLTAKDILEKEFKTAMRGYKPEDVDKFLDVVIKDYEAFHQEIEDLQLENMKLKKQVEEASRRPAAQTAGTTNFDILKRLSNLEKHVFGSKLYD, encoded by the coding sequence ATGCTATCCGATAAAATTAAATTAACTGCAAAAGATATTTTGGAAAAAGAGTTTAAGACAGCCATGAGAGGCTACAAGCCTGAAGATGTGGATAAGTTTTTAGATGTTGTCATTAAAGACTATGAAGCATTCCATCAGGAAATTGAAGATCTGCAGCTGGAAAATATGAAGCTGAAAAAACAGGTTGAGGAAGCTTCACGCAGACCTGCAGCACAAACTGCGGGAACAACCAATTTTGACATCCTAAAAAGATTATCAAACCTGGAAAAACACGTTTTTGGCAGTAAATTGTATGATTGA
- a CDS encoding DMT family transporter — protein sequence MKKLLPFLMIALGASLWGIIAVFVKGLGEYGFSAMEIVTVRVFFAAIFLVLIGIMRFRNCFKLESASDIRFFIGTGILSIVFFNYCYFTAMNQISISLAVVLLYTAPAFVTVLSYLFLKEGLNLRKIAAVAGTIVGCILVAGLSAGSSDITLLGISTGLGAGFGYALYTIFGKFALRKYHPFTVTLYTFLIASVFLIPVTKLWTKASVFFNAEVLFLSMGLGFVPTVLAYFVYTWGLEKTDGSKAAVIATVEPVVAMLLGVTLYGENLGAVQIAGALLILSSVIIVNLPVRRKNVGMAADTSRPGH from the coding sequence ATGAAGAAATTACTTCCTTTTCTAATGATTGCGCTAGGTGCAAGTCTATGGGGTATTATTGCTGTATTTGTTAAAGGGCTCGGGGAATATGGTTTTTCAGCTATGGAAATCGTGACTGTAAGAGTTTTTTTTGCGGCCATCTTTCTCGTTCTGATCGGGATCATGCGTTTCCGGAACTGTTTTAAACTGGAATCTGCCTCTGACATTAGGTTTTTTATTGGAACCGGGATACTGAGCATTGTCTTTTTTAATTATTGTTATTTCACAGCGATGAACCAGATCAGCATTTCATTGGCAGTCGTTCTGCTTTATACAGCTCCGGCATTTGTGACTGTATTATCCTACCTGTTTTTAAAGGAAGGGCTAAATTTGAGAAAGATTGCAGCTGTGGCAGGCACCATTGTGGGCTGCATTTTAGTAGCCGGATTATCAGCAGGCAGCAGTGATATAACTCTTCTTGGAATTTCAACGGGATTAGGTGCCGGGTTTGGCTATGCACTTTATACAATTTTCGGGAAATTTGCGTTAAGAAAGTATCATCCCTTTACAGTTACGCTTTATACATTCCTGATTGCTTCGGTATTTCTGATCCCCGTTACAAAGCTATGGACAAAAGCTTCAGTTTTTTTCAACGCTGAAGTTTTGTTTCTTAGTATGGGTTTAGGGTTTGTGCCTACGGTTCTTGCCTATTTTGTTTACACATGGGGACTGGAAAAAACAGATGGAAGCAAGGCAGCTGTGATCGCTACAGTCGAACCAGTCGTGGCCATGCTTTTAGGAGTGACACTTTACGGGGAAAATCTTGGTGCAGTCCAGATTGCAGGTGCTTTGCTGATACTCAGTTCGGTTATTATTGTTAATTTGCCTGTAAGAAGGAAAAATGTGGGAATGGCGGCTGACACCAGCAGGCCAGGACACTAA
- a CDS encoding metal-sulfur cluster assembly factor: MNRKEIVLSNLKRVMDPELNINVVDLGLIYDINIPEDDKAVITMTLTTPGCPLHDSIVSGVRYCIEELELFSDVEVNLVWEPAWTPARMTPEANQLLRG, from the coding sequence ATGAATCGAAAAGAAATAGTCCTCAGTAATCTAAAAAGAGTTATGGATCCTGAATTGAATATAAACGTGGTTGATTTGGGTCTTATTTATGATATTAATATTCCAGAGGATGACAAGGCGGTTATTACCATGACTTTGACAACACCTGGATGCCCGTTGCATGACAGCATAGTCAGTGGAGTTAGATATTGCATTGAAGAACTTGAGCTGTTTTCAGATGTAGAGGTTAACCTTGTCTGGGAGCCTGCCTGGACTCCTGCTCGTATGACACCCGAAGCAAATCAGCTGTTGAGAGGTTAA
- a CDS encoding MFS transporter, translated as MKYLIYFIVIAAFIDTFSQLPIMSTFAMTYHPSPAFAGMIVGMYSFSNMIGNILAGYWIDRSGAKRVLVSGLSLTGIILVLYTFTDSPLQLISVRFLHGLFGGFLVPAAFTIISNLGTSDKQGRKMAVSGAAVGCSAIIGPAFGAVIASNYSINWVFLTIAATMISSAVLAFVFLPAGTLKNVKKRAPMRKCFLCLRILCSQQVI; from the coding sequence ATGAAATATTTGATTTACTTTATCGTTATTGCAGCATTTATTGATACATTTTCTCAGCTTCCTATAATGAGCACCTTTGCCATGACATATCATCCATCACCCGCCTTTGCGGGAATGATTGTTGGGATGTATTCCTTCTCGAATATGATAGGCAATATTTTAGCTGGCTATTGGATAGATAGAAGCGGAGCAAAAAGAGTTCTTGTGTCCGGTCTATCATTAACCGGAATCATTTTAGTCCTGTATACCTTTACTGATTCACCCCTCCAATTAATCTCAGTAAGATTTCTGCACGGGTTATTTGGCGGCTTCCTGGTCCCTGCGGCTTTTACAATCATTTCAAACCTTGGAACTTCAGACAAACAAGGCAGAAAAATGGCTGTATCAGGCGCAGCTGTCGGCTGTTCAGCCATTATAGGACCCGCTTTTGGGGCAGTCATTGCTTCCAATTACAGCATAAATTGGGTCTTTTTAACTATAGCAGCAACAATGATCAGCAGCGCAGTCCTTGCCTTTGTGTTTTTGCCGGCAGGGACTCTGAAAAATGTAAAAAAGAGAGCTCCCATGAGAAAATGCTTCCTTTGCTTAAGAATCCTATGCTCGCAGCAAGTTATTTAG
- a CDS encoding CotD family spore coat protein, which translates to MYCRPRPSQVMPAVVHPTKCCVTHSFQNIVVPHIHPTHHTHVNHINYQNQHSYPQTQSNVNQVTQSNVNMGPRPGVAGAYSPGMGPGMGMGPGMGMGPGYGGPGTGVAGASTGMGPKQGPGFSGR; encoded by the coding sequence ATGTATTGCAGACCAAGACCTTCGCAGGTGATGCCTGCTGTTGTTCATCCGACAAAGTGCTGTGTAACTCATTCGTTCCAGAACATTGTGGTTCCGCACATTCATCCTACACATCATACTCATGTAAACCACATTAACTATCAGAATCAGCACTCTTACCCACAAACGCAGTCAAATGTTAACCAGGTGACACAATCAAATGTGAACATGGGACCGAGACCTGGTGTGGCAGGTGCATATAGCCCAGGAATGGGTCCAGGTATGGGAATGGGCCCAGGAATGGGAATGGGTCCGGGATATGGCGGACCTGGAACTGGCGTAGCTGGAGCATCAACTGGTATGGGTCCAAAACAAGGGCCGGGCTTTTCAGGCAGATAA
- a CDS encoding DUF2249 domain-containing protein: protein MENKVIELDVREDLKNKLEPFQKIMSAIAELDIDDVFILHAPFKPVPLFGVLKAKGFEYKAEEIEKKHWKVIFTKRGASK, encoded by the coding sequence ATGGAAAACAAAGTTATTGAACTTGATGTAAGAGAGGACTTAAAAAATAAATTGGAGCCATTTCAAAAAATCATGTCGGCGATAGCTGAACTTGATATCGATGATGTTTTTATCCTTCATGCTCCGTTTAAACCCGTCCCTCTCTTTGGAGTATTGAAAGCTAAAGGGTTTGAATATAAAGCTGAAGAAATTGAAAAGAAGCATTGGAAAGTGATCTTTACTAAGAGAGGTGCTTCAAAATGA